In Vigna angularis cultivar LongXiaoDou No.4 chromosome 8, ASM1680809v1, whole genome shotgun sequence, the DNA window ACCCTAACTGGGAGAACAACCGCCAGAGACTAGCGGACTGCGCCATCGGGTTCGGCAAGGACGCCATCGGCGGAAGAAACGGCCGAATATACGAGGTCACAGACTCCGGCAACGACGACGCCGTGAACCCAAAGCCGGGAACCCTCCGTTACGCCGCCATACAAGACGAACCCCTGTGGATAATCTTCAAGAGGGACATGGTCATCACGCTAAAGCAAGAGCTTCTGGTGAACTCTTTCAAGACAATCGACGGCAGAGGCGCGAGCGTGCACATCGCCGGTGGGGGCTGCATCACCATACACTACGTAAGCAACGTGATCGTTCATGGGATTCACATTCACGATTGCAAGCCCACCGGGAACACCAACATCAGAGACTCGCCGGAGCACTCCGGGTTTTGGACGAAATCGGACGGAGACGGAATCTCCATCTTTAACTCGAAGCATATTTGGATCGATCATAACTCGCTGTCGAATTGTCAGGATGGGCTGATCGATGCCATTCATGGATCCACtgccatcaccatctccaacAATTACATGACCCACCATGACAAGGTTATGCTTTTGGGACACAGTGATTCCTACACGCAGGACAAGAACATGCAGGTCACCATAGCCTTCAATCATTTTGGAGAAGGTCTTGTCCAAAGAATGCCAAGGTATATATGTGCCATTTGTTTACATACATTAAACAATGCAACTACTCAAGAAAAGATGATTAAACTTTGGTGACACTAACAAAAAGAATGTGACTGTTGTTGCAGATGCAGACACGGGTATTTTCATGTGGTGAACAACGACTACACACACTGGGAAATGTATGCCATTGGAGGGAGTGCGAACCCGACCATCAACAGCCAAGGAAACAGGTTTCTTGCTCCAGACATTAGGTTCAGCAAAGAGGTAACAAAGCATGAGGATGCTCCACAGAGTGAGTGGATGAGCTGGAATTGGAGATCAGAGGGTGACATGTTCTTGAATGGAGCATACTTCAGGCAATCTGGTGCTGGTGCTTCTTCCATCTATGCTAGAGCTTCAAGTCTCAGTGCAAGACCTTCTTCTCTTGTTGGATCCATGACCGTCACTGCTGGTGCACTTACCTGCAGAAAGGGAAACCGTTGCTGATGATGAACACATTATCACTTCAACTATTAGCcaacaaattaatcaaatataacTGCTGGGGTCCACAAACAAATTAATGTGTATTAATTTAATTCACCTTATGCTTAAATTGCTTCCCTTCAgttacctatatatatatatatatatatatatatatatatatatatatatatatatatatatatatatatatatatatatatatatatatatatatatatatataaaatatattaatagaaaTTAAGTTATACCCACTTGTTTATTTGCCTTGAGGACTTAAATACAGCCTCTGCTATTTGCTTTCCAAGTGCTTTTTCTTCGTTTTAATTGCAATTTTGATTCCTATATAGTTAccattactttaatttttaatccaTCTAGTTAACAAAATCTTTTTTAGTTCATTTAAATATActttcttttatctattttgatCTTCGTTGAAAGACTAAAATGGATTCAAATAATGTGTTGgaacgaaaaaaaaatgtatgtgtagaaactaaaataaatgtttttaaataagaaagactaaaaaaatataatttttaaattatagagaaaataatgaataattgctatttttatctatatatatcacTAGAATGATAGACATTAACACATATGTCTATCTATATTCTTGTGaagtaataaaaattgaatatcccaataaaataatggttattataataaaaaaatagtaaaaaaattgtataaaccAAAAATGTTTTGGAAATTAGTATCCCACATAGTTGAAAGATAATATTAAGTGTTTGATTTCATAACTATGGAAAAGTATATcatgaaattttattcattttaatattttaaaagattaaccTTGAGTCAAACTTTATAATAACTCATGTTAAGGACTATATTTAAGAGACCtagatttttgttttgtgtttgtattCTTAATGGTTATAATATAGTGCCCAGAAATGTGATAACATTGACAATCTTGCAGGTACAAGGGAAAGGAAAGTGTAGTAAGTGTTGGTGTAATTGAATGATCTTTTTCTGCTTTTTGATATGCACGCTTAGTTCTGCTACAAAAGTCCCATGCTTTATAATTTTTTGCTTTGGTGTTCCAGGAAGAGGCTTCTGTTTCTTCTACTCTGATTACTGCCTGACCCATCTACCCAATGGTGTCCTTCCTTCTTCTGCATGCGTAGCTGTCAAAGTGAAAGTTGGTACCAATTAACATTGAAAGAATCAACAAATccatataatattctaaaaggTCATGGCAAATAATTAGAAGGACCACATTTAAAAAATCACTCTAGGACTCTCATTACATTAATTACTTTGTTTTGGGTGAATAAGTACATTATTCTCTTCATCTTATACATTTAATTAGCTATTTTAGGcgacaattaaaaaatttcagaaaaaaaaaatagtgttggAGAGACAATTAGGTATCCCAATCACTATCTCGAAGTAAACAATATCCAAAAACAATATTCataaattgaagaaatttaGATGACATAATGTAGATGTTCCACTAAGAGTTACCAAAACTTTTGCTGAAATTTATGAAAGATGTAACATTACTACattgaaacttaaaaaatattaggaATTTGTTGAAATAGATAGGTGGAGATATGCTATATACGCATGAGGAGATAAAtgtgattaaaaatataaaacacgaCAACTTCTACACAAGGCAACTAATCACAAGGTTACTGATTCAATCTTAATGGTTAAATACATAAACTAAAGGCTAGATTGGTTATCGAAGGCTATCATGAACAATACGAAGTTGATTTTTCAAATGTATTTACTTTGGTGCCAAAGGCATGATACTATCAAGTTGCTAGTTGCATTTAGTTtagaaatttattaattttgatgcaaaattatattttttaaatggttttGCTTGAAGAGGACTTCTATATCAAGCAACCTAAAGACTTCGTTGTTTTAGGCGATGAAAACAATCAATAACATTAAAAAGCTCTTTGTGGATTGAATAGACTACAAGGATTTATAATAGAATTGATAATTATCTGTCATAAGGTgtttaaacaaaataagaatgaaGCTATTCTGTATGTGAATATTTCAAGCAATAAAGCGTAGTCCATTGTCtctttgtatgttgatgatttactaGTCATTGATAATTCCAATTCTTGAGCAAATTTAAGTATGACATAGAAACTCAATTTGAAATGATTGATTTAGGAGAAATGAATTACTTTATTGGAATGTAAATACACCAAATAACGT includes these proteins:
- the LOC108345000 gene encoding pectate lyase, whose amino-acid sequence is MAALSCFILLFALSLLTRSFVSSSAVPDPELVVQEVQRSINASRRNLGYLSCGTGNPIDDCWRCNPNWENNRQRLADCAIGFGKDAIGGRNGRIYEVTDSGNDDAVNPKPGTLRYAAIQDEPLWIIFKRDMVITLKQELLVNSFKTIDGRGASVHIAGGGCITIHYVSNVIVHGIHIHDCKPTGNTNIRDSPEHSGFWTKSDGDGISIFNSKHIWIDHNSLSNCQDGLIDAIHGSTAITISNNYMTHHDKVMLLGHSDSYTQDKNMQVTIAFNHFGEGLVQRMPRCRHGYFHVVNNDYTHWEMYAIGGSANPTINSQGNRFLAPDIRFSKEVTKHEDAPQSEWMSWNWRSEGDMFLNGAYFRQSGAGASSIYARASSLSARPSSLVGSMTVTAGALTCRKGNRC